The genomic stretch AGGGCCGCCGGCTCCGGGTGCAGGACGCGCGCGGCATCGTCCCCGGCACGGAGCTCTTCCGCAACCGCGACCGACTCTGGCGCAAGGCGCTGGCGCTCGCGCGCATCGAGAGGAAGATCTCCGTCTCGCTGGAACTGCGTCCGACGCGCACGGGGCTGGAACTGCGTCTCGAGGACGAGGACGGCGTCTCGGCCGCCGCGCGCGCCGACTGCGCGCGGGAGCCCGCGAAGGACGCGGCGCGCGGACGCGAGACGCTCGAGCGCCAACTGACGAAGTTCGGCGGCACGCCGCTGCTCGCCGTGAAGACCGTCCTGCCGCCGGAGACCCCCTTCGTCCCCGTCGCCGTCCTCAACCGGCTGCGCCGCGAAGCCGCCGAGTCGCTCCTCGCCGCCCGGTCCGCGGCGCACCCGCGCGGCCGGCGCCTGCCCGAGTCCCCCCACGCGGCCTACCCGGAAAAGGCGCTCGGCCCGGAAGCCGGCGTCCTCAACGCCCTCGCCGAGCGCTTCCTCCGCCGCCATGGGGTCGAACGCGTCGAGCGCGCCTTCGAGAGCGGCCCGGTCCGCAAGGGCTCCCGCCTGATGAGCTGCCGCTACTGCCTGCGCCATTCCCTGGGCTCCTGCGGGGGAGGCGAGCCGGTCGAGCCGCTCTTCCTCGAAGATGAGGACGGCCGCGTCCTTCGCCTGGAGTTCGACTGCTCCGCCTGCCGTATGTCCGTCCATCTCGCCTGAATCCCCCCGCAGGGGGACCCGATCAAACGTCGAGGGGCCAGCCGTTGTACACGCTGTAGACGACGAGCATCGCGACGAGGAGGCTCTTGGGCAGGTCGTAGGGGATGAGGAGCCAGGTCCCGGCGACGAAGGCGACGGCCAGGCCCACCGCGACGACGGGCGAAAGACGATGGCGCGCGATGCGCCCTTCCCGGCGGTCGCCGCGCTGAGACAGGACCGACGGCAGCGAGGCGGCGAGAGCCGCCAGCGTGAAGAGCCCGACCGCCGCCAGGACCGCGGTCGAGGCGCCGGGCGCGAGGACCGTCAGCGCCAGGTTCACCGCGGTCTGCAGGCCGTTGATCGTCGCGTGCTGGACGACCGACGCGGCATAGCCCTCGCGCAGATAGGTGCGGGACAGGAGGAGGGCCTCGACCATCCGAAGGCCGATGAAGAGCGGGTCGGCCATCTCGTGCAGGAGCACGAAGACCGCCGAGGAGAGCACCGAGGCCGCGACGGCCGCCCCCGGAAGATGGACCCACTCCCCGGCCTTCTGCAGCCCCCCCAGAAGGCCGCACCGGAAGACGAGCTCCTCCCAGATCGGCGCGTAGACCGCTCGATGGAACATCAGGGCGAGGGGGGATAGACGGACCGCGCCCGCGACGTCCATGACCAGCGAGCCGTAGTTGGGATCCGGGACGAAGCCCAGCGCGAGGGCGCCATAGAAGCCCGCGGCCTTGATCGCGATGCTGAGCAGGCCCATGAGGAAGCCGTAGCGGGCGGCGCGCGCGAGACTCCGCCGAGGAGCGGGCGGCGCGGAGAGCGAGGAGGGCTCCTTCGTCGCGGAGTCCTTCAGGGCCGGTGAGACGACGACCGCGTCCGCGACGGCCGCGGGGGTCTCCGGCAGGTCTTCGGCATAGAGGCGCGCGCCCGCGAAAGCCCGCTGGAGGGCGGTGACCCGCGTCTCCGGCGCGGCGTCCTCGTCGCGCGCCGGCGCGAGCGCGGTCTCGACGCTCTCAAGCGAGGAGCGCGGACTCGCCGCGGCCTTCACCCCCGCGGCGACGACCGCGGAGACTCCGGCGGGAGCGGCGTGAAGGTCCGCGGCCGCGGGGGCCGTCCACGCGGAAGACCCGGACGCGGCCGCCG from Elusimicrobiota bacterium encodes the following:
- a CDS encoding CPBP family intramembrane glutamic endopeptidase — encoded protein: MKATAAFLAAVLLLAGEAPLFSQTAAVVHAAPGTVVAAPQLRTPVLSSSLILPTGGSRIETGGLPLMKVVVPLARTAAASGSSAWTAPAAADLHAAPAGVSAVVAAGVKAAASPRSSLESVETALAPARDEDAAPETRVTALQRAFAGARLYAEDLPETPAAVADAVVVSPALKDSATKEPSSLSAPPAPRRSLARAARYGFLMGLLSIAIKAAGFYGALALGFVPDPNYGSLVMDVAGAVRLSPLALMFHRAVYAPIWEELVFRCGLLGGLQKAGEWVHLPGAAVAASVLSSAVFVLLHEMADPLFIGLRMVEALLLSRTYLREGYAASVVQHATINGLQTAVNLALTVLAPGASTAVLAAVGLFTLAALAASLPSVLSQRGDRREGRIARHRLSPVVAVGLAVAFVAGTWLLIPYDLPKSLLVAMLVVYSVYNGWPLDV